The Roseofilum casamattae BLCC-M143 genome has a segment encoding these proteins:
- a CDS encoding DUF3143 domain-containing protein — MSLPSADTPLYNHPLPQIEQWLYNLGSTQDNEQLHCWALSQEDWDARIYLEIEQLVVCYLSAAEDGSDVKRAFKYSLSRQDIQDAVLAGP, encoded by the coding sequence ATGTCTCTCCCTAGCGCCGATACTCCCTTGTACAACCATCCCCTTCCACAAATCGAGCAATGGCTCTACAATCTAGGAAGCACGCAGGATAACGAGCAGTTGCATTGCTGGGCGCTCAGTCAAGAGGATTGGGATGCTCGTATTTATTTGGAAATCGAGCAATTAGTGGTGTGCTATCTCAGTGCTGCTGAAGATGGCAGTGATGTGAAACGGGCGTTTAAGTATTCTCTCAGCCGTCAAGATATCCAAGATGCTGTCTTAGCCGGACCGTAA
- a CDS encoding J domain-containing protein, producing MNTDSSTSPNSTPVVSTYYTRLGLHPSASALEIRRAYRELSKRYHPDTTVLDAEVATVQFHQLNEAYATLSNVERRRMYDRSIGYSRFYQVQAPLDLRSSESSSSYPDSAYLDPSDRPLSPGELFALFILALTFMLCLGLAIAIAWLHPELATPNFSLPPS from the coding sequence GTGAATACCGATTCCTCCACTTCCCCAAATTCCACTCCGGTTGTCTCGACTTACTATACTCGATTGGGATTGCATCCGAGTGCATCTGCTCTGGAAATTCGCCGCGCCTATCGCGAGCTAAGTAAGCGCTATCATCCAGATACAACGGTTTTGGATGCTGAAGTCGCTACGGTTCAATTTCACCAGCTCAATGAAGCCTATGCGACTTTGAGTAATGTGGAGCGCCGACGAATGTACGATCGCAGTATTGGCTATTCTCGATTTTACCAGGTGCAAGCCCCTCTGGATTTACGCAGCTCGGAGTCTTCATCATCTTATCCCGATTCAGCATATCTCGATCCGAGCGATCGTCCCCTCTCCCCCGGAGAACTGTTTGCTCTCTTTATCCTGGCTTTAACCTTTATGCTATGTTTAGGGTTAGCGATCGCGATCGCCTGGCTCCATCCAGAACTCGCCACTCCGAATTTTTCATTGCCCCCTTCTTAA
- a CDS encoding redoxin domain-containing protein — protein MTSLQLSVGDFAPAFIMPCQTGERLDSRRFQGEPMLWVFFPDITDTQSQTLLLGLQGLHEQLKPWNLEIMAISTDSVATLSQFSQDHNISFSLICDENGEIVQGLGLNRPELPSGEVKAKFTTFLIHSNYKIVQINTDFNIETYLDRLLDDLNHLLPRENPHHLRQIAPVLLIPNVLSRDFCRQLIEVWRTQGHGDSGFMVQRAGKTIGEFDYGHKIRKDHFVRDEQLINQLRYFIIRRVRPELLKAYYFDMTRFEDFRIACYESSRGGFFRRHRDNTTSGTAHRRFAMTLNLNTEEYEGGYLRFPEYGPHLYRPETGSAVIFSCSLLHEATDVTAGDRFALLSFFYGEKEAQLRDKTQQQKETASSNIS, from the coding sequence ATGACATCACTACAATTATCAGTTGGCGATTTTGCCCCAGCATTTATTATGCCTTGCCAAACTGGGGAACGATTGGATAGTCGCCGTTTCCAAGGAGAACCCATGCTTTGGGTCTTTTTTCCAGACATTACCGACACTCAATCTCAAACATTACTCTTGGGCTTGCAAGGGTTGCACGAGCAATTGAAGCCGTGGAATTTAGAAATTATGGCTATTAGTACCGACTCAGTCGCCACTCTATCTCAGTTTAGCCAAGACCACAACATTTCCTTTTCTCTCATCTGCGATGAAAATGGCGAGATCGTGCAAGGATTGGGATTAAATCGTCCCGAACTTCCCAGTGGAGAAGTCAAAGCCAAGTTTACCACATTTTTGATTCATTCCAACTATAAAATTGTCCAAATCAATACAGATTTTAATATCGAAACTTACCTCGATCGCCTATTAGACGATCTGAACCATTTACTCCCTCGGGAGAACCCCCATCACTTGAGACAAATAGCTCCCGTTCTGCTCATTCCCAATGTGCTATCTCGCGACTTTTGCCGCCAGTTAATTGAAGTTTGGAGAACTCAAGGTCATGGAGATTCTGGATTTATGGTGCAGCGAGCTGGGAAAACCATCGGAGAATTCGATTACGGGCATAAAATTCGCAAAGATCACTTTGTTCGAGACGAGCAACTCATTAATCAATTGCGCTATTTCATTATTCGCCGCGTCCGTCCCGAATTGTTGAAAGCTTATTATTTTGATATGACCCGCTTTGAAGATTTTCGCATTGCCTGTTACGAGTCGAGTCGAGGTGGTTTTTTCCGCCGACATCGAGATAATACGACGTCGGGTACGGCACACCGGCGGTTTGCCATGACTCTCAATTTAAATACGGAAGAGTATGAAGGAGGATATTTGCGCTTCCCCGAATACGGTCCCCATTTATATCGTCCGGAAACGGGAAGTGCGGTTATTTTCTCCTGTTCCTTACTTCATGAAGCGACTGATGTTACTGCCGGCGATCGCTTTGCTCTGTTAAGTTTTTTCTATGGCGAGAAAGAGGCTCAGTTGCGCGATAAAACGCAACAACAGAAAGAAACGGCAAGCTCCAATATTTCTTAA
- a CDS encoding sulfotransferase family protein — protein sequence MSETLPNFLIIGAPKAGTTSLYRYLNSHPQIFLPEKKEPHFFSFEGRSQGFNGPGQEKFMQKRVTTWADYCRLFSTVNDEIAIGEASTSYLYVPEAADRIQHYLPDVKLIAMLRQPVDRAFSNYMHHYRNGGEIILDFAEAFYAEEQRMADGWSPFWQYKSIGLYARHLQRYFDRFDREQIRVYWYDDFTADPIGVVKDIFSFLNVGDRYLPDTSKRYNVSYVKKEPRSKTIHNLLNRDNVLRSTVKRLLPQQLRQRTRNFLMKQNTAELDKPYQARLSPSIRQSLTQDYHQDILNLQDLLSKDLSAWLN from the coding sequence ATGAGTGAAACATTACCCAACTTTCTGATTATTGGTGCTCCCAAAGCCGGAACAACTTCCCTCTATAGATATCTGAATTCTCATCCACAAATCTTTCTCCCAGAGAAGAAAGAACCTCATTTTTTTTCCTTTGAAGGAAGAAGTCAGGGGTTCAATGGCCCGGGTCAAGAAAAATTTATGCAAAAACGAGTGACTACTTGGGCTGATTACTGCAGGTTATTTAGTACGGTTAACGATGAAATCGCGATCGGAGAAGCTTCAACCTCATACTTGTATGTACCAGAAGCGGCCGATCGCATCCAGCATTATTTACCGGATGTGAAACTGATTGCTATGCTGCGTCAGCCTGTCGATCGCGCGTTCTCTAACTACATGCACCACTATCGGAATGGAGGAGAAATTATTCTGGACTTTGCCGAAGCGTTTTATGCAGAAGAACAGCGCATGGCCGATGGCTGGAGTCCATTTTGGCAGTATAAAAGTATTGGGTTGTATGCTCGACATTTGCAACGGTATTTCGATCGCTTCGATCGCGAGCAAATTCGTGTCTATTGGTATGATGACTTTACGGCTGACCCGATTGGGGTAGTTAAAGATATTTTCTCTTTTTTAAATGTCGGCGATCGCTATCTTCCCGATACCTCGAAACGATATAATGTTTCCTATGTAAAAAAAGAGCCGCGCAGTAAAACCATCCATAATCTATTAAATCGAGATAACGTGCTGCGATCGACCGTAAAACGCTTGCTTCCCCAACAACTTCGCCAGAGAACGCGCAACTTTTTGATGAAACAGAATACGGCTGAGTTAGATAAACCTTATCAAGCCAGACTGTCCCCATCAATCCGTCAAAGCTTGACCCAAGATTATCATCAAGATATCTTAAATTTACAGGATTTACTGAGTAAAGATTTATCGGCATGGCTGAACTGA